One segment of Proteus appendicitidis DNA contains the following:
- the thiD gene encoding bifunctional hydroxymethylpyrimidine kinase/phosphomethylpyrimidine kinase, with protein sequence MRFNALSIAGTDPSGGAGIQADLKTFSALGVYGTTVMTALVAQNTCGVRSVYDLSPDFVAAQLDAVLSDVRIDSAKIGMLSNASIIDVVCDKLQQYTIPFVVLDTVMIAKSGDPLLQADAVNKMVTQLLPLVDLITPNLPEAAALLGCEVAKDEITMKQQGYALLKQGCNAVLMKGGHLTENESPDWLFTQDGEWRFTSKRVNTKNTHGTGCTLSAALAAIRPQVSNWQTCVEQAKAYLQQALEYADSLEVGQGFGPVHHFHRWW encoded by the coding sequence GTGAGATTCAATGCATTGTCTATCGCAGGCACCGATCCCAGTGGTGGTGCAGGTATTCAGGCCGATCTGAAAACATTTTCCGCACTGGGTGTATATGGCACAACAGTAATGACAGCACTTGTTGCTCAAAATACCTGTGGTGTCCGTAGTGTCTATGATTTATCCCCTGATTTTGTTGCCGCTCAATTAGATGCGGTCTTATCTGATGTTCGAATTGATAGTGCCAAAATTGGCATGCTTTCTAATGCTTCGATTATTGACGTGGTTTGCGACAAGCTTCAGCAATATACGATCCCCTTTGTTGTACTTGATACCGTGATGATTGCAAAAAGTGGTGATCCTCTATTACAGGCTGATGCGGTTAATAAAATGGTCACTCAGCTTTTGCCTCTGGTTGATTTGATCACGCCTAATTTGCCCGAAGCGGCAGCACTGCTAGGTTGTGAAGTCGCTAAAGATGAAATAACGATGAAACAACAAGGTTATGCATTACTAAAACAAGGATGCAATGCGGTGTTGATGAAAGGTGGACATTTAACGGAAAATGAAAGCCCTGATTGGTTATTTACGCAAGATGGCGAGTGGCGATTTACTTCCAAACGCGTTAATACGAAAAATACTCACGGTACAGGATGCACACTTTCAGCGGCTTTAGCTGCTATTCGCCCTCAAGTTTCTAACTGGCAAACTTGTGTTGAACAAGCAAAAGCCTATTTACAGCAAGCGTTAGAATATGCCGACAGCTTAGAAGTTGGGCAAGGTTTCGGCCCTGTACATCATTTTCATCGCTGGTGGTAA
- the pagP gene encoding lipid IV(A) palmitoyltransferase PagP codes for MSSSYFHPSVLATTLLSLALTTSAFASENNSNTHQIITTENQQITSNPSQSNNEESYWGKFKRNVNQTWDNDQYNYYLPVWTWHNRFTYDKEKTDRYNETPWGFGMGKYRYDNDGDWHSLYAMAFMDSNNRVQPIMGYGFEKMWYPGDKDGFRMGAGFTLSITARHEYNYIPMPLPLPLVSVGYGHLSLQATYVPGTYNNGNVLFAWLRWQ; via the coding sequence ATGTCATCATCCTATTTTCACCCTAGCGTATTAGCCACAACGCTGTTGTCTCTTGCATTAACAACGTCTGCTTTCGCTTCTGAAAATAATTCCAATACCCATCAGATTATTACGACAGAAAACCAACAAATCACCAGTAATCCATCTCAATCTAATAATGAAGAGAGCTACTGGGGAAAATTCAAACGTAATGTCAATCAAACTTGGGACAATGACCAATATAACTACTATTTGCCTGTATGGACTTGGCATAATCGTTTTACTTACGATAAAGAAAAAACGGATCGCTATAACGAAACACCTTGGGGTTTTGGTATGGGTAAATATCGTTATGACAACGATGGTGATTGGCACTCTCTTTATGCGATGGCATTTATGGACTCTAATAACCGTGTACAGCCTATTATGGGTTATGGTTTTGAGAAAATGTGGTATCCCGGTGATAAAGATGGATTTCGTATGGGCGCAGGTTTTACACTAAGTATTACAGCACGCCATGAATACAACTATATTCCTATGCCACTCCCGTTACCGTTAGTTTCTGTCGGTTACGGACATCTTTCATTACAAGCCACTTATGTTCCTGGTACTTATAACAATGGTAATGTGTTATTTGCTTGGTTACGTTGGCAGTAA
- a CDS encoding amino acid permease, protein MARESQQTELKRGLKNRHIQLIALGGAVGAGLFLGIAQTINMTGPSVILGYAIGGFIAFMIMRQLGEMVAEEPVAGSFSHFANKYWSPFAGFLSGWNYWVMFILVGMAELTAAGKYINYWLPDIPVWVSVAIFFVAINLINLINVKMYGETEFWFAIIKVLAIVGMILFGSYLLASGNGGPQASVSNLWELGFFPHGFTGFMSALAIVMFSFGGLELVGITAAEAENPKVSIPKATNQVVYRILIFYIGSLLVLLSLYPWTQVVKGESPFVLIFHNLDNFLIANILNAVVLTAALSVYNSGVYSNSRMLYGLAKQGNAPHVLSRINKRGVPVVSLLLSAIATSLGILVNYLLPDQALELLMALVVTTLVLNWIMICLANLKFRAAKTKEGVEPFFKALWYPYGNYICLAFLCMILVIILFMPQVNISVILMPFWIAFLWVGFKISRMKKIPNSAQASQDI, encoded by the coding sequence ATGGCGAGAGAGTCGCAACAGACAGAACTTAAGCGCGGTCTGAAAAATCGACATATCCAGCTAATTGCGCTGGGTGGTGCTGTCGGCGCTGGTCTGTTTCTTGGTATAGCGCAAACTATTAATATGACAGGCCCCTCAGTAATATTAGGATATGCTATTGGTGGTTTTATTGCGTTTATGATCATGCGCCAATTGGGCGAAATGGTTGCCGAAGAGCCAGTTGCGGGTTCGTTTAGTCACTTTGCTAATAAATATTGGAGCCCATTTGCTGGCTTCTTATCTGGCTGGAATTATTGGGTGATGTTTATTCTTGTCGGTATGGCAGAATTAACCGCAGCAGGGAAATACATTAACTATTGGTTACCTGATATTCCTGTTTGGGTTTCCGTTGCTATCTTCTTTGTGGCAATCAACTTAATCAATTTGATTAACGTTAAAATGTATGGTGAAACAGAATTCTGGTTTGCCATTATTAAAGTGTTGGCGATTGTTGGTATGATTTTATTTGGGAGCTACTTACTGGCAAGTGGTAATGGTGGTCCTCAAGCTTCGGTTAGCAATTTATGGGAGCTAGGCTTTTTTCCTCATGGCTTTACGGGGTTCATGTCTGCATTAGCCATTGTGATGTTCTCTTTTGGTGGACTCGAACTGGTGGGGATCACCGCAGCTGAAGCGGAAAACCCAAAAGTGAGCATTCCAAAAGCGACTAACCAAGTTGTTTATCGTATTTTAATTTTCTATATCGGTTCATTGTTAGTGTTACTTTCACTTTATCCTTGGACTCAAGTTGTAAAAGGTGAAAGCCCATTTGTTCTGATTTTCCATAACTTGGATAATTTCTTAATCGCGAATATTTTAAATGCCGTGGTATTAACTGCTGCACTGTCTGTTTATAACAGTGGTGTTTATTCTAATAGTCGTATGCTTTATGGCTTGGCAAAACAAGGTAATGCACCACATGTGCTTTCTCGTATTAATAAACGTGGTGTACCAGTAGTGTCATTACTATTGTCTGCGATTGCGACTTCATTAGGTATTTTAGTTAACTACTTATTACCTGATCAGGCACTAGAACTATTAATGGCGTTGGTTGTAACCACGCTAGTACTTAACTGGATAATGATCTGTTTAGCGAATTTAAAATTCAGAGCGGCAAAAACCAAAGAGGGTGTAGAGCCTTTCTTTAAAGCACTTTGGTATCCATATGGTAACTATATCTGCCTGGCTTTCTTATGCATGATTTTAGTGATTATCTTATTTATGCCACAAGTGAATATTTCGGTAATTTTAATGCCATTCTGGATTGCGTTCTTATGGGTTGGATTTAAGATTTCCCGTATGAAGAAAATACCTAATAGCGCCCAAGCAAGCCAAGATATTTAA
- the mgrB gene encoding PhoP/PhoQ regulator MgrB, with protein MNAKKIIISLIIALAITFGLYLVALDNFCDRGEDFQQGLCRFTTLFPSKHH; from the coding sequence TTGAACGCAAAGAAAATAATTATTAGCTTAATTATTGCATTAGCCATTACCTTTGGCCTCTATCTTGTGGCTTTAGATAATTTTTGCGATCGAGGAGAGGATTTCCAACAAGGTCTTTGTCGCTTTACCACATTATTCCCCTCTAAACATCACTAA
- a CDS encoding helix-turn-helix domain-containing protein, with protein MPQDNHLALVCALSKWIEEHLGRVIHLEELAAYSGYSLWHMQKIFKEVTGTSLGKYIRQRRLAGAIHLLRTSERSIFDIALDFGFGSQSHFTYMFRKEYGITPFDFRQNQEIVLETKQPLHLQSPCCD; from the coding sequence ATGCCACAAGATAATCATCTCGCATTGGTTTGCGCGCTTAGTAAATGGATTGAGGAGCATTTAGGTCGTGTTATCCATCTTGAAGAGTTGGCGGCTTATTCTGGGTATTCTCTTTGGCACATGCAGAAAATCTTTAAAGAAGTCACAGGCACCTCTTTAGGAAAGTATATCCGTCAGCGTAGATTAGCTGGCGCTATTCATTTATTACGTACCAGTGAGCGCTCTATCTTCGATATCGCCCTTGATTTCGGCTTTGGTTCACAATCTCACTTTACTTATATGTTCCGTAAAGAGTATGGCATCACGCCTTTCGACTTTCGGCAAAATCAAGAGATCGTTTTAGAAACCAAACAACCTTTACATTTACAATCACCTTGTTGTGATTAA
- the yidA gene encoding sugar-phosphatase: MSIKLIAIDLDGTLLNKQHEITPEVKQAVQRAKEAGVKIVLASGRSFNGISPYLKTLGLDTSNCYCISNNGSQIHQADNGEVIIQDLLNFEDYLYFENLAREIGVHFHVISDNKIYTTNSHISHFTCQEAFLSWTPLYYRPLNEMQTDMYFSKFMIVDAPTVLDNAIQYLPANIYEQYSILRSAPYFIEVLNTNVNKGSAVQKVAEHLKITPEKIMCIGDQGNDLAMLKYAGLGVAMGNAPEEVKKVAKFVTLSNEEHGVAVAINRFI, encoded by the coding sequence ATGAGTATTAAGCTTATCGCGATTGATTTAGATGGAACCTTGCTTAACAAACAACACGAAATTACGCCAGAAGTAAAACAAGCAGTTCAGCGAGCAAAAGAGGCAGGAGTTAAGATTGTATTAGCTTCAGGACGCTCCTTTAATGGCATCTCTCCCTATTTAAAAACACTCGGTCTTGATACCTCTAATTGTTACTGTATCAGCAATAATGGTAGCCAAATCCATCAAGCAGATAATGGTGAAGTTATTATTCAAGATCTGCTCAATTTTGAAGATTACCTCTATTTTGAAAACCTAGCTCGTGAGATTGGCGTCCATTTTCACGTTATCAGTGATAATAAGATTTATACTACCAATAGCCATATTAGCCATTTCACCTGCCAAGAAGCCTTTCTATCTTGGACACCGCTTTATTATCGTCCACTGAATGAAATGCAAACTGATATGTATTTTAGTAAGTTTATGATTGTTGATGCGCCTACCGTTTTGGATAATGCCATTCAATATCTTCCTGCTAATATTTATGAACAATACAGCATATTACGTAGCGCTCCTTATTTTATTGAAGTGTTGAACACCAATGTCAATAAAGGGAGTGCGGTTCAAAAAGTCGCCGAACATCTAAAAATTACGCCAGAAAAAATTATGTGTATTGGTGATCAAGGTAATGATTTAGCAATGCTGAAATATGCGGGTTTAGGCGTTGCGATGGGAAATGCCCCTGAAGAAGTGAAGAAAGTCGCTAAATTCGTCACACTTTCTAATGAAGAGCATGGTGTTGCAGTGGCTATCAATAGATTTATTTAA
- the brnQ gene encoding branched-chain amino acid transport system II carrier protein, with translation MLSTKDMLVLGMMVFALFLGAGNIIFPPMAGFQSGNLWFSTSLGFLVTGVLLPFLTLVIVAIRGRGERLSVDLPSWVAVIFWVALYLIVGSTFAMPRVTNTAYEMGFLPLGLIEKNTATHLTFALVFNITSMFFMLKQGTMISAIGKFMTPALLVLLVVVGIAVVAKPISPMGEPTGLYAVNGFFSGFIDGYQTMDVLSAMAFGGIVARALYTKGITEPRQIGFITVKAGMISVLLLAALYLCLFYLGATSHSVSVFADPALNATNGGQIFSRYVDALFGSVGTWLMGGIVLLASMTTLVGVTSAAADYFATFHHRLGYRFWVVVFTLMTTVVSTFGLDTLLRVTIPALLMIYPTSVTLVLLQFIRNKLKSPRFTYRFTIAVIVLMSLFDTLKQLKWLNADLLQLFSYIPLSDYGLGWVLPGAIAFIISLVVSLNFKEENLSIESTAK, from the coding sequence ATGCTTTCTACAAAAGACATGCTCGTTCTTGGAATGATGGTTTTCGCACTCTTCCTCGGTGCTGGCAATATTATTTTTCCCCCTATGGCGGGTTTCCAATCAGGAAACCTCTGGTTTAGTACATCTTTAGGTTTCCTTGTTACGGGTGTCTTACTTCCTTTTCTTACCTTAGTTATTGTTGCAATTCGTGGACGTGGAGAGCGACTTTCTGTTGATTTACCTTCATGGGTTGCCGTCATTTTCTGGGTAGCACTGTATTTGATCGTGGGTTCTACTTTTGCGATGCCTCGTGTTACCAATACTGCTTATGAAATGGGTTTCTTACCTTTAGGTCTTATTGAGAAAAATACCGCAACACATCTGACTTTCGCGCTTGTTTTCAATATTACAAGTATGTTCTTTATGCTTAAACAAGGTACGATGATCAGCGCCATTGGTAAGTTTATGACGCCAGCACTATTAGTCCTGCTGGTGGTTGTGGGCATTGCTGTTGTGGCTAAACCGATTTCGCCAATGGGTGAACCGACAGGTCTTTATGCGGTAAATGGCTTCTTCTCTGGCTTTATTGATGGTTACCAAACCATGGATGTCCTTTCTGCTATGGCATTTGGGGGGATCGTTGCTCGTGCTTTATATACCAAAGGCATTACTGAACCACGTCAAATCGGTTTTATTACCGTAAAAGCAGGCATGATTTCAGTTTTACTGTTAGCCGCACTTTATCTGTGCCTTTTCTACTTAGGTGCGACAAGCCACTCTGTTTCTGTTTTTGCTGATCCTGCACTCAATGCCACTAACGGTGGCCAAATATTCTCTCGTTATGTTGATGCATTATTTGGCTCTGTGGGTACTTGGCTGATGGGAGGAATTGTTTTATTAGCCAGTATGACCACACTTGTAGGTGTAACAAGTGCTGCTGCAGACTACTTTGCAACATTCCATCACCGTTTAGGCTATCGCTTTTGGGTTGTGGTATTTACGTTAATGACCACTGTCGTATCAACGTTTGGTCTTGATACACTATTACGAGTGACTATTCCTGCATTATTAATGATTTATCCAACATCAGTCACATTAGTATTACTGCAATTTATTCGTAATAAATTAAAATCACCTCGCTTTACCTATCGCTTTACAATTGCAGTCATTGTTTTGATGAGCCTTTTCGATACATTGAAACAATTGAAGTGGTTAAATGCTGATTTACTGCAATTATTTAGCTATATCCCACTGTCTGATTACGGCTTAGGTTGGGTATTACCAGGTGCGATTGCCTTTATCATCTCGCTGGTTGTTAGCTTAAATTTTAAAGAAGAAAATCTTTCAATAGAAAGTACAGCGAAATAA
- a CDS encoding N-acetylmuramoyl-L-alanine amidase, with protein MRSSRYYIGLLIAISLLTSCAKQPVFIDRGEYIVKVIPNKQEANDCVKYLVMHYTALDDERSLKVLTGGRVSSHYLIPTHPSSIDGKPVITSLVDERQIAWHAGISQWGDATSLNNCSIGIEIVNLGYRDNGKFRYWYSYTADQIVTISMVMKDIIERYDIEPQNVLGHSDIAPLRKVDPGPLFPWERLAHQGIGAWPDKKLVQTYLAGRDPSEPVDVANFQKLLQQYGYQTPTNGVLDNNAQKVVKAFQMHFRSEKANGLPDAQSEAILRALIEKYRT; from the coding sequence ATGAGATCTAGTCGGTATTATATAGGATTACTTATTGCAATAAGCCTCTTAACTAGTTGTGCCAAACAACCAGTATTTATTGATAGAGGTGAATATATAGTTAAAGTTATTCCTAATAAGCAGGAAGCAAATGACTGTGTAAAATATCTGGTGATGCACTATACCGCGTTAGATGATGAGCGCTCGCTTAAGGTTCTTACTGGGGGAAGAGTCAGTAGCCACTATTTGATCCCTACACATCCTTCATCTATTGATGGAAAGCCAGTGATTACTTCATTAGTGGATGAACGGCAAATTGCATGGCATGCGGGCATTAGTCAGTGGGGAGACGCAACAAGCTTAAATAATTGCTCCATTGGGATTGAGATAGTCAATCTGGGCTACCGTGACAATGGTAAATTTAGGTATTGGTATTCTTATACCGCAGATCAAATCGTGACGATTTCAATGGTAATGAAAGATATTATTGAACGTTATGATATCGAGCCTCAAAACGTTTTAGGTCACAGTGATATTGCACCTCTTAGAAAAGTTGATCCTGGTCCTTTATTCCCTTGGGAAAGATTAGCCCACCAAGGAATTGGTGCTTGGCCAGATAAGAAATTAGTACAAACTTATTTAGCGGGTAGAGATCCTTCAGAGCCTGTTGATGTCGCTAATTTCCAAAAGTTATTGCAGCAATACGGTTATCAAACACCAACAAATGGTGTGTTAGATAATAATGCACAAAAAGTAGTGAAGGCTTTCCAAATGCATTTTAGATCAGAGAAAGCAAATGGGCTTCCTGATGCTCAATCAGAAGCCATTTTAAGGGCATTGATTGAGAAATACCGAACTTAA
- a CDS encoding alanine/glycine:cation symporter family protein, producing MTGLINFANNILWGYVLIYLLLGVGIYFTIRTGFIQIRHFSHMFSILKNSHKSDKSGISSFQALCTSLAARVGTGNLTGVAIALTAGGPGAIFWMWVVALIGMATSLIESTLAQLYKTKDDDGNYRGGPAYYMTKGLKMRWMGVLFAIFLIIAFGLVFNAVQANSIAQATASAFNFDPLYVGIFLVLTSGFIIFGGLRWIARVAELVVPVMATAYLLLAFWVVADHIERLPEVFILIFKSAFGLQEAAAGAVAYGISQAMTQGIQRGLFSNEAGMGSAPNAAASATPYPPHPASQGYVQMLGVFMDTLVICSATAVIILSSGVLDSYPEGINGIQLTQLALSSTVGGWGSTFIAIAIFFFAFTSIIANYAYAESNMIFLGRNHTTGLFLLRSAVLVMVMFGALADMPLVWKMADLSMGLMAMTNLIAIILLSGVALKLVKDYNQQRQAGLLPTFDIRQYPELQDDIEEGIWDENIVPDEPLVRCEKVSNN from the coding sequence TTGACAGGGCTAATAAACTTTGCGAATAACATTTTATGGGGATATGTTCTTATCTATTTGCTTCTTGGAGTAGGTATTTACTTTACTATCCGTACCGGATTTATACAAATCCGACATTTTAGTCATATGTTCTCTATTTTAAAAAATAGCCATAAGTCAGATAAATCAGGGATTTCTTCCTTTCAGGCATTATGCACCAGTCTAGCTGCGCGCGTAGGTACAGGAAACTTGACGGGAGTCGCGATTGCTTTAACTGCGGGCGGCCCTGGCGCTATTTTTTGGATGTGGGTTGTCGCTTTAATTGGTATGGCGACATCATTAATAGAAAGTACACTCGCGCAACTTTATAAAACAAAAGATGATGATGGTAACTACCGTGGCGGTCCTGCTTATTATATGACAAAAGGACTGAAAATGCGCTGGATGGGAGTTCTCTTCGCCATTTTCTTAATTATCGCTTTTGGCTTAGTTTTTAATGCTGTTCAAGCGAATTCGATTGCTCAAGCTACAGCTTCTGCCTTTAATTTTGATCCACTTTATGTGGGGATCTTTTTAGTACTCACCAGCGGATTTATTATTTTTGGTGGTCTGCGCTGGATTGCTCGTGTTGCTGAATTAGTTGTTCCTGTTATGGCAACAGCATATTTATTATTAGCATTTTGGGTTGTCGCAGATCATATCGAACGCTTACCCGAAGTTTTCATTTTAATTTTTAAAAGTGCTTTTGGGTTACAAGAAGCGGCTGCTGGTGCCGTTGCCTACGGTATTAGCCAAGCGATGACACAAGGTATTCAGCGCGGTCTCTTTTCTAATGAAGCAGGTATGGGGTCTGCACCTAATGCCGCTGCTTCCGCAACACCTTATCCACCACATCCTGCATCTCAAGGCTATGTTCAAATGCTAGGGGTATTTATGGATACCTTGGTGATTTGTAGTGCCACTGCAGTGATCATTTTATCATCAGGTGTGCTAGACAGTTATCCTGAAGGTATTAACGGCATTCAATTAACACAATTAGCCTTATCATCAACAGTTGGTGGATGGGGAAGTACTTTTATTGCGATAGCTATTTTCTTCTTTGCTTTCACATCCATTATTGCCAATTATGCTTATGCTGAGAGCAATATGATTTTCCTTGGGCGTAATCACACAACAGGATTATTTCTCTTACGCTCAGCGGTATTAGTGATGGTAATGTTTGGCGCATTAGCCGATATGCCTTTAGTTTGGAAAATGGCCGATCTTTCAATGGGATTAATGGCAATGACTAATTTAATCGCAATCATCTTGCTTTCTGGTGTCGCCTTAAAATTAGTTAAAGATTATAACCAGCAACGACAAGCTGGTTTACTGCCTACATTTGATATTCGCCAATATCCAGAATTACAAGATGATATTGAAGAAGGTATTTGGGATGAGAATATTGTTCCTGATGAACCTTTAGTTCGATGTGAAAAAGTGAGCAATAACTAA
- a CDS encoding DNA polymerase III subunit theta yields the protein MSYNLSELTQEEKDKLNISLAASGVAFKERYNMPVVADAVLREQPQAFQAFFQERLVFYRARSQHYSRLPYDPPVKK from the coding sequence ATGAGTTATAACCTTTCAGAATTAACACAAGAAGAAAAAGATAAGTTAAATATAAGCTTAGCCGCTTCAGGCGTCGCTTTTAAAGAGCGCTATAACATGCCCGTTGTAGCAGATGCTGTTTTAAGAGAACAGCCTCAAGCTTTTCAAGCCTTCTTTCAAGAAAGACTGGTATTTTATCGTGCAAGAAGCCAACACTATTCTCGTTTACCTTATGACCCACCGGTAAAAAAATAG